One stretch of Bombus vancouverensis nearcticus chromosome 16, iyBomVanc1_principal, whole genome shotgun sequence DNA includes these proteins:
- the LOC117161159 gene encoding ubiquitin-conjugating enzyme E2 J2 — protein sequence MNRTTNSATARLKQDYLRLKKDPVPYVVAEPVPSNILEWHYVVKGPEKTPYEGGFYHGKLIFPVEFPFQPPSIYMTTPNGRFKVNTRLCLSISDFHPDTWNPAWSVSTILTGLLSFMIENSPTMGSINTSDHEKKQFAAQSLEYNLKDKLFCELFPETVEAIKAELEHRKELEKQARHQTTASEVSSLLRDQLQRDQSPLYSVLTNLVVIIGFAAFAFTVKYVLWSVAME from the exons ATGAATAGGACAACGAACAGTGCAACAGCGAGACTGAAGCAAGACTACTTACGTCTTAAAAAGGATCCTGTACCATATGTTGTTGCAGAGCCAGTACCCTCGAATATATTAGAATG GCATTATGTTGTGAAGGGTCCAGAGAAAACACCCTATGAAGGAGGATTTTATCATGGAAAACTTATATTTCCAGTAGAATTTCCATTCCAGCCTCCTAGCATTTATATGACTACTCCAAATGGCAGATTTAAGGTCAATACAAGATTGTGTTTGTCTATCTCTGACTTCCACCCTGATACATGGAATCCAGCGTGGAGTGTATCTACTATTCTTACAGGATTACTTAGTTTTATG ATTGAAAATAGCCCTACCATGGGTAGTATCAATACATCTGATCACGAGAAAAAACAATTTGCTGCACAGAGTTTAGAGTACAATTTAAAGGACAAGTTATTCTGTGAACTTTTTCCAGAAACTGTTGAG GCAATAAAAGCAGAATTGGAACACAGAAAAGAATTAGAAAAACAGGCAAGGCATCAGACCACGGCTTCAGAAGTTTCGTCACTGTTACGCGATCAACTACAAAGGGATCAAAGTCCATTGTACAGTGTGCTCACCAATCTTGTTGTCATTATAGGATTCGCAGCATTTGCTTTCACAGTAAAATACGTATTATGGAGCGTTGCTATGGAATAA
- the Tmem98 gene encoding transmembrane protein 98 — protein sequence MSSPVSISNAGPTTSATGMETVVAVALGALAAVFLGALLVLLVICKRQRCYYNQKDSPDLSSDLLEGENFSGLGLDVWESEEWLAGAERWVDDATGLAPLCIAVLRSCHALASSLTAIAGTVNSKTVPLEIVDVARRIPPRVDDVVRSLYPPLDARLLEARVAALVLAVTHLALVTKHGVSKSHARKLAFIDQALSDMDSHLSILRNAALAQEVACSVPASTPV from the exons ATGAGTTCTCCGGTGTCCATAAGTAACGCTGGTCCCACAACTAGTGCTACAGGAATGGAAACAGTAGTAGCTGTTGCACTTGGTGCACTTGCTGCTGTTTTCCTTGGTGCACTCTTAGTATTACTTGTTATATGCAAAAGACAAAGATGTTACTAT AATCAGAAAGACTCTCCAGATCTAAGCTCAGACTTGCTAGAGGGAGAAAATTTCTCTGGTTTAGGCTTAGATGTTTGGGAAAGCGAAGAATGGTTAGCTGGTGCAGAGAG ATGGGTTGATGATGCTACTGGTTTAGCTCCACTATGTATTGCTGTATTAAGATCGTGCCATGCTTTGGCTTCCAGTCTCACTGCTATTGCAGGCACAGTAAACAGTAAAACTGTCCCATTGGAGATAGTGGAT GTTGCCAGACGTATTCCACCTCGAGTTGACGATGTGGTTAGAAGTTTGTATCCACCATTAGATGCAAGATTATTGGAAGCCAGAGTAGCAGCATTGGTACTGGCTGTTACACACCTGGCATTGGTGACTAAGCATGGAGTGTCCAAGAGTCATGCTAGGAAATTAGCATTTATTGATCAAGCTTTGAGTGATATGGATTCCCATTTATCAATCTTAAGGAATGCTGCACTGGCACAGGAGGTGGCTTGTTCTGTTCCAGCTTCAACACCCGTTTGA